The region CGACCTCGTGACTCCACGTCCCGAGTTCGCGTTCCCGGGGTTGGAGCCGGGCGACCGCTGGTGTCTCTGTCTGGGGCGGTGGACCGAGGCACTCCAGGCAACCCGCCAAAAACGCCTGCCGGAGACGACGGTCCCGCCGATCGCGCTCGAGTCGACGAACGAAGCGGTGCTCGATACTGTGGAGTTAGCGACGTTGGAGACCCACGCCTACGATATCTGAGCGCTCGAAAACGGGGAGCGCGCGCAGTCGCTCAGTAGATGAGTTCGTCCGAATTCTCGATCATGTAGAGCGTTCGGGCGGCGATGTTGACCGTGTGGTCGCCGACCCGTTCTAAGTCCCGGACCGTCAGCAGCAGCCGCGACACGTCGCCCATCAGGTCCTCCACGTCGGGCTGGTCGTCGGCCTCGATCTCGATGAGGTCCAGGACAATCGTCTCGGAGGCAGCCTCACAGAGCGCGTCGAGCTCGTCGTCGCGCTCGGCGACGATGAAGCAGTCCTCCGTGCTCTCGTCCTCGTATGCCGCCATTGCAATCGCGAGCATCTCCAGAGTCTCGTCGCCGATGCGCTGGACGTCCACGTCCGGGAACACCTCGTAGTTGGCCTTCTTGGCGTAGCCGCCGAGGTTGGTCGCGAGGTCGGCAATGCGCTCGAGGTCGGTGATGATCTTGAACGTCGAAGCGATGAAGCGCAGGTCGCCCGCGACGGGCTGTTGGAGCGCCAGCAGGTCGACGCAGTCCTGTTCGAGGTCGAGGTAGAGGTCGTTCACCTCGGCGTCACCCTCGATGACTTTCTGGCCCAGTTCGACGTCCTGTTGTTCCATCGCGTCCAGTCCCATGCGGAGCCGGTCGGCGACCAGCTCTCCCATGTAGAGGACGTTCTCGCGCAGTGCTTTCAGCTGTCGTTGGTAGTCATCTCGTGGCATTAGCCGAACTTCCCCGTGATGTAATCTTCGACCCGGTCGCTCTCGGGGTTCTCGAACACCTTGTCGGTGTCGTCGAACTCCACCAGCTCGCCTCCCGTGAGGAAGACGGCGGTCTTGTCCGAGATGCGGGCCGCCTGCTGCATGTTGTGCGTGACGATAACGACGGTGTACTCTTCTGCCATCTCCGCGATGAGGTCCTCGATCTGAGAGGTGGCAACGGGGTCGAGCGCGGACGCGGGCTCGTCCATCAGCACGACCTCGGGGTCGACGGCGGTGGCGCGGGCGATACAGAGCCGCTGTTGCTGGCCGCCCGAGAGGTCAAGCCCCGACGTGTCCAGCCGGTCTTTGACTTCGTCCCAGAGCGCGGCCTTCTTGAGCGCGTTCTCGACTTTCTCGTCGAGGTTCTCGGTGCGGTCCTGCAGCCGCAGGCCGTAGGCGACGTTGTCGTAGATGCTTTTCGGGAACGGATTGGGCTGCTGGAACACCATCCCGATGCGGCGGCGGAGCGCCACCGGGTCCACGTCGTCGTCGTAGACGTCCTTCCCATTGAACAGGAGTTCACCCTCGACGTGGGCCACGTCGATGAGGTCGTTCATCCGGTTGATACAGCGGAGGTACGTGGATTTCCCACAGCCCGAGGGACCGACCATCGCGGTCACCCGTTTCTCGGGAATCTCCATGTCGATGGAGTTGAGCGCCTGCTCATCCCCGTAGAAGACGCTCAGGTCCCGACTCTCGATGATGGTTCGGGCCTCCGGCCGGTCCTCCAGTTCGCGGCTTTCCAACCCCGCCGTGGGGCCGGCCGCGTACGGTTCCTCGCTCGCTTCGCCGTTCATGTCGTTGCTCATTGGTTCACCGTTGTTGATATTTGTTCCGCACGAAGATGGCGATGGAGTTCATCGTGAGCATCGCCGTCAGTAACACCACGATCCCCGCCGCCAGCACCGTCGTGTAGAACTCGGGGCTTGCGTAGGTCGAGGCCCAGACGTAGAGCTGGAGCGGCATCGCGCCGATGGTCGAGGACCACGAGTCGGGGACGCCGAACACCTGTGCAGCGCCGATGACGAGCAGCGGTGCCGTTTCGCCGATGGCTCGGGAGAGTGCCAGAATCGTCCCCGTCAGAATCCCCGGGAACGCCCGGGGCAGAACGACGTTCCGGACGGTCTGCCAGCGCGTGGCCCCCATCCCGTAGGAGGCCTGCCGCATCGAGTCCGGGACCGAACGGATAGCCTCCCGCGTCGAGATGATGATGATGGGGAGGATGAGCAACGCGAGGGTTGCCCCCGCCACGAGCAGCGTCCCCGAGCGCGCCCCACCGTAGCGCACGAACAGCCCCAGCCCGAGCAGGCCGTACACCACGGAGGGGACACCCGCGAGGTTGCTGATGTTCACGTCAACGATTCGGGTAAACGTGTTGTTGGGGGCGTACTCCTCTAGGTAGACGGCGGCACCAACGCCGACAGGGAACGAGACGGCGGCAACGATGAACATCAGGAGCACGGTTCCGACGATACCGGGGTAAATGCCCACACTGCGGGCGTCGCCGCTCTGGACGGTGCTAGTCAGGAACGACCAGTCGACCCACGATTCGGGTCCAGCGAAGCCGACCGCCGAGACGAGGGCCGCGCCAAGCAGTGAGCCGCCGATGAGCACCGCCGGGAGCAACAGCCCGTGGCGCTCCTCGGGGCGCTCTTTCACCACGATAGCGACGTAAAGCGCCGTCGGGACGCCAGCAAAGAGCGTGAGCACAACTGCCGGAATCGCCCCGAAGCCAGTCGCGGTCCCCAGCGGGCCAGCGGCGCCAGCAGCCAGGAAGGCAGCGATGCCGGCGATCCGACCCTCGCGTTGCCCCCAGCGGCCACCCAGGTTGCGGGCCAGCAGCAGTCCGGCCGGGAGGCCGAGCGTCATCAGGAGCACAACCCAGCCCGAGGGAACTGTCGGGAGCCCCTGAATCAGGCCGGGAAGGACCAGCAGCGAGCCAATCGCCGACCCGCCAACCAGCGCAACGTTCGCCAGGAACGGAAGGTCGACAGTCGGCCGCTGCAGGACGGCGAACACACCGACGGGCACCGCGAAGGCGACGACGAAGGCGAGCCAGACCAGCGTCGGGATGACGTCGATGAACAGCGCCGCGATGGCACCGGAGTAGAGCGACGCAAGCACCGGGAGGAAAAAGCCGACCAGTCCAGTGGTGAACGTCGCGTAGCCCCGCTGGAGACACCACCAGCCGGTCGCGAGCCCCGGCAGGACGAGCGTCAGCAGGAAGGTGAGATGCCAGCCGGGGTCGGCCGACAGTGGCTGGATGGCGTCGTTGAAGACGTAGAGCAGCAGGAAGCCGAGGGTGACGATCCCCACGAGCGTGGAGGCGAGCAGCAGGTAGCGGAAGGCGATCCCCACGCGACGGCTGACCTCGCCGAACTCGGAGGCAGTGTCGGTCGCCATTATTCGTACGCCTCCTTGTACCGGCGGGCGATCGCATCACTCAGAATGTTCATCACCAGCGTGATGATGAACAGGACCAGTCCGACCGCGAACAGGCTGCGGTAGGCCAGCCCCCCGCCAGTGATGTCGCCAGTGAGCAGTTGAATCATCGCCGCAGTCATCGTCATCCCCGGTTCGAGGTAGCTCTCGGGGTCGAACAGGCTGAGGTAGGAGCCAATACTCGCCGGGTCGAACTCCCGGGCCAGCGAGCCGCCCGCCAGTGTTACGGCCATCGTCTCGCCGATGGCTCGCGAGAGCGCGAGGATGAACGAAGAGATGATACCCGACAGCGCCGCGGGGACGACGACACCAACCGAGACGTCGTACTTGGTGGCTCCCATCCCGTATCCAGCCTGTCGAAGGTCGTCCGGCACGGCGCTCATGGCGTCCTCACTGACGGACGCAACCATGGGCAGAATCATAATTCCGACGACGACGCAGGCCGACGCGACGTTGAAGAAGCCGATTTCGGGGAAGAACGTCGAGAGCGCAGGGGTGATGTACGCCACCGCAAAGATGCCGTAGATGATGGAGGGGACACCCGCGAGCACTTCGAGTGCGGGCTTGAGATACGAGCGCGCACGGGGGCTGGCGTACTCGCTGAGATAGAGCGCCGTCGCCACCCCCAGCGGGATGGCGATGAGCCCCGAGCCCAGCGTCACCATCACCGTCACCGCGACCAGCGGTGCGACCCCGAGGTTCGGTCCCTGGAGCCCCCACTCCGCACCCGTGAGGAACTCGGTAATCGTGGCAGTCTCGCCGGCCACACCCACTAATGGGGCAGTAACGGTGAAGAACTTCGCTGCCTCGTACACCAGCAGGACAACGATACTCAGCGTGGTGACCACGGACAGTGCCGCACAGCCGAAGAAGAACGCCCGCGCGAGCAGCTCGCGCGAGGAGTTCTCGGTCCGGCGTGTCAGCCCCTCCGTGGACCGGTCCCCGCTCATTGTGAGTGTATCATCGGTGTATCGTGGAAAAAGCGCTTCGTTGCGGCTGCGCGGCAGAAATCAGTTCGAGGCGGCCTCGATGGCGTCCTCGAGCGTGCTCATCGCGTCTTCCATCTCCGACTCGGAGTTGGGGACGTATCCCACGTCACCAGCGACGATCTCCTGGTTGGTGGTGTTTTCCACCCAGAACTTCGCGAACTCCGCGACCTGGTCCTTCGCCAGCGAGGACTGAGCGACGTAGGTGAACAGCGGGCGCGAGAGCGGCGCGTACTCTCCGTTCTTTGCGGTTTCAAGGCTGGGCTTCACACAGCCGTCGCCGTTATCGACGGCCAGCGCGGTCACCTGGTCGGTGTTTTCGGAGTAGTAGGCGAA is a window of halophilic archaeon DL31 DNA encoding:
- a CDS encoding phosphate ABC transporter, inner membrane subunit PstC (KEGG: hvo:HVO_2376 putative phosphate ABC transporter permease~TIGRFAM: Phosphate ABC transporter, permease protein PstC~PFAM: Binding-protein-dependent transport systems inner membrane component), which gives rise to MSGDRSTEGLTRRTENSSRELLARAFFFGCAALSVVTTLSIVVLLVYEAAKFFTVTAPLVGVAGETATITEFLTGAEWGLQGPNLGVAPLVAVTVMVTLGSGLIAIPLGVATALYLSEYASPRARSYLKPALEVLAGVPSIIYGIFAVAYITPALSTFFPEIGFFNVASACVVVGIMILPMVASVSEDAMSAVPDDLRQAGYGMGATKYDVSVGVVVPAALSGIISSFILALSRAIGETMAVTLAGGSLAREFDPASIGSYLSLFDPESYLEPGMTMTAAMIQLLTGDITGGGLAYRSLFAVGLVLFIITLVMNILSDAIARRYKEAYE
- a CDS encoding phosphate ABC transporter, ATPase subunit (SMART: ATPase, AAA+ type, core~TIGRFAM: Phosphate transport system permease protein 1~KEGG: hma:rrnAC1505 phosphate ABC transporter ATP-binding protein~PFAM: ABC transporter-like), translated to MNGEASEEPYAAGPTAGLESRELEDRPEARTIIESRDLSVFYGDEQALNSIDMEIPEKRVTAMVGPSGCGKSTYLRCINRMNDLIDVAHVEGELLFNGKDVYDDDVDPVALRRRIGMVFQQPNPFPKSIYDNVAYGLRLQDRTENLDEKVENALKKAALWDEVKDRLDTSGLDLSGGQQQRLCIARATAVDPEVVLMDEPASALDPVATSQIEDLIAEMAEEYTVVIVTHNMQQAARISDKTAVFLTGGELVEFDDTDKVFENPESDRVEDYITGKFG
- a CDS encoding phosphate ABC transporter, inner membrane subunit PstA (KEGG: hvo:HVO_2377 putative phosphate ABC transporter permease~TIGRFAM: Phosphate transport system permease protein 2~PFAM: Binding-protein-dependent transport systems inner membrane component); amino-acid sequence: MATDTASEFGEVSRRVGIAFRYLLLASTLVGIVTLGFLLLYVFNDAIQPLSADPGWHLTFLLTLVLPGLATGWWCLQRGYATFTTGLVGFFLPVLASLYSGAIAALFIDVIPTLVWLAFVVAFAVPVGVFAVLQRPTVDLPFLANVALVGGSAIGSLLVLPGLIQGLPTVPSGWVVLLMTLGLPAGLLLARNLGGRWGQREGRIAGIAAFLAAGAAGPLGTATGFGAIPAVVLTLFAGVPTALYVAIVVKERPEERHGLLLPAVLIGGSLLGAALVSAVGFAGPESWVDWSFLTSTVQSGDARSVGIYPGIVGTVLLMFIVAAVSFPVGVGAAVYLEEYAPNNTFTRIVDVNISNLAGVPSVVYGLLGLGLFVRYGGARSGTLLVAGATLALLILPIIIISTREAIRSVPDSMRQASYGMGATRWQTVRNVVLPRAFPGILTGTILALSRAIGETAPLLVIGAAQVFGVPDSWSSTIGAMPLQLYVWASTYASPEFYTTVLAAGIVVLLTAMLTMNSIAIFVRNKYQQR
- a CDS encoding Protein of unknown function DUF2237 (PFAM: Protein of unknown function DUF2237~KEGG: hmu:Hmuk_0895 hypothetical protein) — its product is MTDRNVLGGELATCSTDPETGFNREGCCDTHPDDNGRHELCAVMTEAFLQFSRAQGNDLVTPRPEFAFPGLEPGDRWCLCLGRWTEALQATRQKRLPETTVPPIALESTNEAVLDTVELATLETHAYDI
- a CDS encoding phosphate uptake regulator, PhoU (KEGG: hla:Hlac_2346 phosphate uptake regulator, PhoU~TIGRFAM: PhoU~PFAM: PhoU), whose protein sequence is MPRDDYQRQLKALRENVLYMGELVADRLRMGLDAMEQQDVELGQKVIEGDAEVNDLYLDLEQDCVDLLALQQPVAGDLRFIASTFKIITDLERIADLATNLGGYAKKANYEVFPDVDVQRIGDETLEMLAIAMAAYEDESTEDCFIVAERDDELDALCEAASETIVLDLIEIEADDQPDVEDLMGDVSRLLLTVRDLERVGDHTVNIAARTLYMIENSDELIY